From the genome of Psychrilyobacter atlanticus DSM 19335, one region includes:
- a CDS encoding cell division protein SepF: protein MSDIIFIKPKSFEDSKRIVNYIVEDKILHINLTSSDKKMYQRVLDFISGAVYLKDAKLLNPAENIYLSIPKETSFSWGEEGGENKNKMNLVDLRYDEEEEIKPVF from the coding sequence ATGAGCGATATTATTTTTATAAAGCCTAAAAGTTTTGAAGATTCTAAAAGAATAGTAAATTATATTGTAGAAGATAAAATTTTACATATCAATTTAACTTCATCAGATAAAAAAATGTACCAAAGAGTCTTAGATTTTATAAGCGGAGCAGTCTATTTAAAGGATGCAAAATTATTGAATCCAGCAGAAAACATCTATCTTTCTATACCAAAGGAAACTTCATTTTCATGGGGTGAAGAGGGTGGAGAAAATAAAAATAAAATGAATTTAGTGGATCTAAGATATGATGAAGAGGAAGAAATAAAACCTGTTTTTTAA
- a CDS encoding carbohydrate kinase family protein produces the protein MYKKKKPYILVFGASVVDIFGICNVGVKYRVKDSNPGKVRMAFGGVSRNIAENMARIGLNTKFISILGDDEKGRAMLDHSELIGYDMEDSLILEGGRTPSYLAILDQFGEMVSAVADMESISAMNTDFIDSKSDLIENAEYTFLDADDPENLEYLLKKFTGKTKFILDPVSSEKADKIKHLIGYFHTIKPNKNEAEILTGFPIDTDEDLKKAGQYFLNLGVEKVFISLDSEGVYYTDGIASGKVKACDVVVKNVTGAGDSFVAGLGFGYMNDMDIEEIVKFSMTMSIITISYEGTIHPDMDLMKIAKAMREVSWEEKFI, from the coding sequence ATGTATAAGAAAAAAAAGCCATATATCTTGGTATTTGGAGCATCAGTTGTAGACATATTTGGTATTTGTAATGTTGGAGTAAAATATAGAGTGAAAGACTCTAATCCTGGTAAAGTAAGGATGGCCTTTGGTGGTGTCTCTAGAAACATTGCAGAAAATATGGCTAGAATTGGTCTAAATACCAAGTTTATTTCTATCTTAGGAGACGATGAAAAAGGTCGTGCTATGTTGGATCATTCAGAATTAATAGGATATGATATGGAAGATTCTCTTATCTTAGAAGGGGGGAGAACACCGAGTTATCTAGCTATATTAGATCAATTTGGAGAGATGGTTTCAGCAGTAGCTGATATGGAAAGTATCAGTGCTATGAATACAGATTTTATTGATTCTAAATCTGATTTAATTGAAAATGCTGAATACACATTTTTAGATGCCGATGACCCCGAAAATTTAGAGTATCTGTTAAAAAAGTTTACTGGTAAAACTAAATTTATCTTAGACCCAGTATCCTCTGAAAAGGCTGATAAGATAAAACACCTAATCGGTTATTTTCACACAATCAAACCAAATAAAAATGAAGCTGAGATCTTAACTGGATTTCCTATAGATACAGATGAAGATTTAAAGAAAGCTGGACAATATTTTTTAAACTTAGGTGTGGAAAAAGTATTTATAAGTTTAGATTCTGAAGGTGTATACTATACCGATGGAATAGCTAGTGGAAAGGTCAAAGCCTGTGACGTAGTAGTTAAAAACGTAACAGGGGCAGGAGATTCGTTTGTAGCTGGTCTGGGATTCGGATATATGAATGATATGGATATAGAGGAAATTGTAAAATTTTCTATGACAATGTCTATAATTACCATCTCCTACGAAGGTACCATCCATCCTGATATGGATCTTATGAAAATTGCCAAAGCTATGAGGGAAGTTTCATGGGAAGAAAAGTTTATCTAA
- a CDS encoding LysR family transcriptional regulator encodes MKGDGYMEIRKFKTFKKIVELKSFSKAAESLYYGKSTVSEHIQSLEREVGAPLFDRLGKTISVTDTGNELYKYVVELLNTYDMIKNISVDKIDTKGELNIGISESLVIYRLNSGLSQFNHVYPNVNLKIISDNCSKLRERLYTGELDLIITLEPKMDFEDLITHKISEENLIFISGKEFDVKDINRENKSEIEKKCFIFTEKECSLRQFFQNYLYNIDVLPLRILEFSSIEAVKQCVVSNLGVSLLPKFCVEDLIEAKKIRVIKGNGDEIKFSTQISYHKNKWLSPLLNEFMKYIIKTS; translated from the coding sequence ATGAAAGGAGATGGATATATGGAAATTCGTAAATTTAAAACATTTAAAAAAATAGTTGAACTTAAAAGTTTTTCCAAAGCAGCAGAGAGTTTATATTATGGAAAATCCACTGTTAGTGAGCACATACAATCCCTTGAAAGAGAGGTGGGAGCACCTCTTTTTGATCGTCTTGGGAAAACAATAAGTGTAACAGATACAGGAAATGAACTATACAAGTATGTAGTTGAGTTACTAAATACTTATGATATGATTAAGAATATTTCAGTAGATAAAATAGATACAAAAGGAGAGTTAAATATTGGTATTTCGGAGTCATTGGTCATATATCGTTTAAATTCAGGATTGTCTCAATTTAATCATGTCTATCCCAATGTTAATTTGAAAATTATAAGTGATAATTGTTCTAAGCTTAGAGAAAGATTATACACTGGTGAACTTGACCTTATCATTACGTTGGAACCTAAAATGGATTTTGAAGATTTAATAACTCATAAAATTAGTGAAGAAAATCTTATATTTATTAGTGGTAAAGAGTTTGATGTTAAAGACATCAATAGAGAAAATAAAAGTGAAATAGAGAAAAAATGTTTTATTTTTACAGAAAAAGAATGCTCTTTAAGGCAATTCTTTCAAAATTATCTCTATAATATAGATGTTTTACCATTAAGAATATTAGAATTTTCGAGTATTGAAGCCGTAAAACAATGTGTAGTAAGTAACCTTGGAGTAAGCTTACTGCCTAAATTTTGTGTAGAAGATTTGATAGAAGCTAAAAAAATTAGAGTTATTAAGGGAAATGGGGATGAAATTAAATTTTCAACACAGATATCATATCATAAAAATAAATGGTTATCACCACTGCTAAATGAATTCATGAAGTATATTATTAAAACGAGCTAA
- a CDS encoding DJ-1/PfpI family protein, with product MKKICLLLADGFEAVEAAVFTDVMGWNQLEGNGNTELITVGTKDTLKCTWNFTVTPEMHIRDINVDEFDALAIPGGFEEAGFYKDAFSEEFLNIIKKFDKQGKIIASICVAALPIGKSGVLNERNATTYNLNNKKRQKQLSDFGVNVIPDQPIVIDKNIITSYNPSTAFDVAFTLLELLTSKENKDNIKKLMGFTK from the coding sequence ATGAAGAAAATTTGTTTATTACTTGCTGATGGATTTGAAGCAGTTGAAGCAGCTGTTTTTACAGATGTAATGGGTTGGAATCAACTTGAAGGAAATGGTAATACAGAGTTAATTACAGTAGGTACGAAAGACACATTGAAATGTACGTGGAATTTTACAGTTACACCAGAAATGCATATCAGAGATATAAATGTTGATGAATTTGATGCACTGGCAATTCCTGGTGGTTTTGAAGAGGCAGGATTCTACAAAGATGCTTTTAGTGAAGAGTTTTTAAATATTATTAAAAAGTTTGATAAACAAGGTAAAATTATAGCTTCCATTTGTGTTGCTGCACTTCCTATTGGAAAAAGTGGTGTTCTTAATGAAAGAAATGCAACTACTTATAACCTAAATAATAAAAAACGTCAGAAGCAATTATCTGATTTTGGAGTAAATGTAATACCAGATCAGCCTATAGTTATTGATAAGAATATAATTACGTCATATAATCCATCTACTGCATTTGATGTTGCTTTTACTCTATTAGAGCTTCTTACTTCAAAAGAAAATAAAGACAATATTAAAAAATTAATGGGTTTTACAAAATAA
- a CDS encoding XTP/dITP diphosphatase: MKKLFLATGNKKKIKEISEILKGYEILSINDGYTIPDVVEDRDTFEGNSQKKALEIAKAVGMPVIADDSGLCVEALGGAPGIYSARYSGENATDEKNNNKLIQELKGKEDKSAKFVCVITLAKPNGEYHSFRGEVEGVIVEEPGGTDGFGYDPHFYIEKYKKTFAEIPEIKKEISHRANALKKLQAEIDRYL, from the coding sequence ATGAAAAAATTATTTTTAGCCACAGGAAATAAGAAAAAAATAAAAGAAATATCTGAGATCTTAAAGGGGTATGAGATACTTTCAATAAACGATGGATACACAATTCCAGATGTGGTAGAGGATAGAGATACCTTTGAGGGAAATAGCCAGAAGAAGGCCTTAGAGATAGCTAAAGCTGTAGGTATGCCTGTTATCGCAGATGACAGTGGGTTGTGTGTAGAGGCTCTAGGAGGAGCTCCTGGGATATATTCAGCTAGATATTCAGGAGAAAATGCTACAGATGAGAAGAATAATAATAAATTGATCCAGGAACTAAAGGGAAAAGAGGATAAGAGTGCTAAATTCGTATGTGTGATAACTCTTGCGAAACCAAATGGTGAATACCATAGTTTCAGAGGAGAGGTAGAAGGGGTAATAGTAGAAGAGCCAGGTGGAACAGATGGTTTTGGATATGATCCTCATTTCTATATTGAAAAATACAAAAAGACTTTTGCTGAGATTCCAGAGATAAAGAAAGAAATTAGTCATAGAGCTAATGCATTGAAAAAATTACAGGCAGAGATTGATAGATATTTATAA
- the rph gene encoding ribonuclease PH has protein sequence MLRDDNRTNEDLRQVNLITGFTIHAEGSVLIEMGNTKVICTASVSESVPRFLKKSGKGWLTAEYSMLPRATEDRNRREASMGKLGGRTMEIQRLIGRSLRACLDMGKLGERSITIDCDVIQADGGTRTASITGGYVALAIAIKKLIADGKLEESPLISNVAAISVGVVGGVPMLDLKYTEDANADVDMNVIMNSEMEFVEVQGTGEETTFTRKELNGLLDLAEKGIKELFEMQNEAIEKA, from the coding sequence ATTTTAAGAGATGACAACAGAACTAATGAAGATTTAAGACAAGTAAACTTAATAACAGGATTCACTATTCATGCTGAAGGATCTGTATTGATAGAGATGGGAAATACAAAGGTAATTTGTACTGCTTCTGTAAGTGAAAGTGTACCTAGATTTTTAAAAAAATCAGGAAAAGGATGGCTTACAGCAGAATATTCTATGTTACCAAGAGCCACTGAAGATAGAAATAGAAGAGAAGCTTCGATGGGTAAATTAGGTGGAAGAACTATGGAGATCCAAAGATTGATTGGGAGATCTTTGAGAGCATGTTTAGATATGGGTAAATTAGGTGAAAGAAGTATAACTATCGACTGTGATGTTATTCAAGCTGATGGAGGAACAAGAACAGCTTCTATAACTGGTGGATATGTAGCTCTTGCTATAGCAATAAAAAAATTAATTGCAGATGGTAAGTTAGAAGAATCTCCATTAATCTCAAATGTAGCTGCTATCAGTGTAGGAGTAGTTGGTGGAGTTCCTATGTTAGACTTAAAATATACTGAGGATGCTAATGCCGATGTAGACATGAATGTAATAATGAACTCTGAGATGGAATTTGTAGAAGTACAGGGAACAGGAGAGGAAACTACATTTACAAGAAAAGAATTAAATGGCCTTTTAGATCTAGCTGAAAAAGGGATCAAAGAACTATTTGAAATGCAGAATGAGGCAATAGAGAAAGCATAG